CTTCCGTGGCTTTTTCTGTCTTGGTTTCTGTTTTTGTTTCAACAGGATTTTCTTTTTTTTCTTCCTTTTTTTCAGGTATAACCACTTCGCTTTCAGTTTCTGTCGCAACTTCAGTTTCTGAAGCTTCTGGAACTGCTTCACTACTTGAAGGTGTGGGCGTTGATGGTTGAATTATAGGTTGTTCGGGTAGAGATGCACCGGGGGAACCATATTCCAGTTCGCCAAGCATAACTTCTATTCCACCTTCTTCAGGTAAAGGCAGTATTGTTTTAAATCCAAATAACATAAAAATAGCAAACAAAATCGAAAAGAAAACGGTGGTTCCAATTGTAGCACTTACTCTATCTTTCTTTTTAGTGCCATCATCTTCATATGATCTTTTCATGGCTTTGTTCTTTATTTAGTTAATAACTCCAAAAGAGCTAATTTATTTTGGATCAGTGGCTAAAATCACTTTTGCCCCTAATTGTTTTCCTAATATCATTACTTTCACAACCTCTTGAGTTGCCACACTTCCATCGACATTAATAACAACCGAACCTCTCGAATCTTCGGTTACTGTTGCATCAGCTGGAGGCAATAGCCTATCAATTTCAGCATTCAGCTGATCATATGAATATTGAGTACTTCCAATGTAATATTCAAGGTTGGTTGTGATACTTACACTTACCGGATCAACTTGCTTTTCAACCACATTTTTTGCTTTTGGTAAATGCAGATTTAAAGCATTTAATGTCACAAAGCTGGATGTAAGCATAAAAAAGATAAGCAACAGAAAAATAATGTCGGTTAATGACGACATGCTAAATTCCGCTTTAATTTCTGTATTTCTTTTAATGGCCATGACTATATGGGTTCGTGTAACACATCAATAAATTCAACGGCAGTAGCTTCCATTTTAAACACCACTTTCTTGATCATAGAAGATAGGATGTTATACCCAATGAAGGCTAAAATCCCAACTGCTAAACCAGAAGCAGTTGTAACCATTGCTTCGTAAATACCACCGGATAATGCTTGAGGATCAATATTATTGCCTCCTGCCTTTGACAGTTTGTAAAAAGCCTCTATCATTCCAGTAACAGTTCCTAAAAATCCAATCATAGGGGCTGCACCAGATATAGTTCCCAAGGTAGCTAAACGTTTTTCTAATTTAAATACCTCCAGATTTGCCACGTTTTCAACAGAAGTAGAAATATCCTTTAATGGATTCCCAATCCTTGAAATACCTTTTTCCATCATACGAGCCACAGGACTATCTTTGGTCATACAAATAGATCGCGCTCCTTCGATATTTCCGCCTATCACCAAATCTCTGATTTTGTTCATGAAATTATCATCAATTTTTGTAGAACGCTGAATAACCAAGTAGCGTTCAATAAAAATATAGATACCAATGATACCTAACAAAATAATCGGAATCATGATCCATCCACCTTTAATCAGGAGTTCAATGACACGAAGTTTATCAACAGTTTGTTCTGCTGCAGCCACTGCTTCTGTAGCTACTAAATCGGTTTGCAAAAGAATTGTTCTCATTTTACTGTTTTAAAATCCAGGCTGCTGAATTTTCGTTTTGATTTATAGTTTGTAAATATTTTAATGCTTCATTTGATACTTCAAAGCGATCATAACTCACTCTGATGTAACCGTTATTACCTTCAAGCACTTCACTTCGTGGATAATTCTTATTGATTAATACATCCTGAAATGATTCTGCATTCTGAGAATCTTTGAATGATCCTCCAATAATATAATATAACGGACCAAGTACTACTTCTGGTATAATGGCTTCTTCAGCTACTTCATTTACTATTTCTTCCGTAGTTTCAATTTCTGCAATTACTTCATTTGTTTTAATATCTTCTATTGTTTTTGTATCAAACTTCTCAATTACTTCTGACTTTTTAAAAATATTGAATCCACTTTCTTGTCCCGTAAATGGCTCTTTCAATAAAAACAATGCCCATAAAGCTACCAGAATCGGCAAATAAGCAGTAACCGCATAAAAAACAATTTTCCGATTCTTCTTATTTGAATTTCCGTTAATCCTCTCTAATTTCTTTTCTGGAGATAAATCCTGAAGAAGATCTGTCTGTAAAACAATTCTTCTGCGATTTACAGCTTCTATTGGAATGGCTTGTAAACCAAATGATTCTTTTAGAAAATTGATTGAATTGTAAGGTTTGAATATTATTTTTTGATCGCTATTCAAGGTCAATTCCCCAATTTTGTTTAAGCGAATACTTTGGCCTTGCTGTAACTTATCATTCCATGATTTTACAATCAATTCAATGTTTTCATTCGCCTGATCAAAACTTATTCCTTCAATATTGGCAACATGATGCGATAGCAATGCATCATTACTAACCAGGCTGGAATTAAAAGCAATTTGTTTTGTAGGTGGACTGATGATTTGCTTTTGTTCATCTAATTCTGCTGAAACGAAATTGGCAATAAATGCTCCGAATGATGGAACGATCACACAATTGTGATCATATAATAGGTTGGCTATGTAATTATCGAGTACCAATGTAGCTAATTCTCCTTTTCTAAAAACTGATTTGCAAATTTCTGAAATATCCCTAACTAATAAGCGAACTTAAGCTTTTTTTTTCAACAAAAATGAATTAAAAGTTAGATGCAAAACAGGCATATTTTCCATAGATTTATTTCCTGAGGAGGGTAATGGTTCCTGCCAAATCTATATAATTGCTTTTTAGAATAAAATAATACGTTCCATCAGCAACTTCAACTCCGTCAACAGTTCCATCCCAATAAATATCTTCGTTTTCCGCATAGAATAATAACTGCCCCCAACGGTTATAAATAAAGACTTCATAATAATCACAATTGAAATTCAACCCTTCAATTATAAACTTATCGTTCAGATTATCATGATTGGGTGTCATGATATTTGGCCAGATA
This genomic window from Bacteroidota bacterium contains:
- a CDS encoding biopolymer transporter ExbD translates to MAIKRNTEIKAEFSMSSLTDIIFLLLIFFMLTSSFVTLNALNLHLPKAKNVVEKQVDPVSVSITTNLEYYIGSTQYSYDQLNAEIDRLLPPADATVTEDSRGSVVINVDGSVATQEVVKVMILGKQLGAKVILATDPK
- a CDS encoding MotA/TolQ/ExbB proton channel family protein, with protein sequence MRTILLQTDLVATEAVAAAEQTVDKLRVIELLIKGGWIMIPIILLGIIGIYIFIERYLVIQRSTKIDDNFMNKIRDLVIGGNIEGARSICMTKDSPVARMMEKGISRIGNPLKDISTSVENVANLEVFKLEKRLATLGTISGAAPMIGFLGTVTGMIEAFYKLSKAGGNNIDPQALSGGIYEAMVTTASGLAVGILAFIGYNILSSMIKKVVFKMEATAVEFIDVLHEPI
- a CDS encoding HU-CCDC81 and SPOR domain-containing protein: MVLDNYIANLLYDHNCVIVPSFGAFIANFVSAELDEQKQIISPPTKQIAFNSSLVSNDALLSHHVANIEGISFDQANENIELIVKSWNDKLQQGQSIRLNKIGELTLNSDQKIIFKPYNSINFLKESFGLQAIPIEAVNRRRIVLQTDLLQDLSPEKKLERINGNSNKKNRKIVFYAVTAYLPILVALWALFLLKEPFTGQESGFNIFKKSEVIEKFDTKTIEDIKTNEVIAEIETTEEIVNEVAEEAIIPEVVLGPLYYIIGGSFKDSQNAESFQDVLINKNYPRSEVLEGNNGYIRVSYDRFEVSNEALKYLQTINQNENSAAWILKQ